The Salmo trutta chromosome 6, fSalTru1.1, whole genome shotgun sequence genomic sequence GTTTCTACGGAATGCAGACAGACATGCTGGGTTTGGTCAAACTCCTGATGGAAAAGTGAACGCCAGTACAAGAAGTTGCTTTTGCGGCTAGAAAATTAACTGCATGATGCTGCGAACCTACCCTGTCTTCCCCTCCATCTCACGCAGGACTTCTAAAATGTATCTATTGGCTGGTAGTTGTTTTTCTTGGCAGACAGATTAGTAAACAAACGTCTGTAATATTACCCATAGTAGAGAGACGAGGCTAGCTGCGAATATTAAAAACACTAGGCCTAGGACGAGAATAAAATGTTTACGTTCCTATGGCAACGGGCGCTGGGAAAACGGAAGGGAAAACGGAAGGGAAAACGGGCGCCAACACTCATTACAATTAATTCTCtgaaattgttaaaaaaaaaaaatcaacagtATTTAAAAACGTTAACTCTCTTTAATCCACAATGATGTAAAATGTTCAAAGGTGAAATTGCATCCTAGTGGTGCATCTATAAATATACTGAAATGTTGTGGAAAGGATGAGAAAGCCCAGAGATTTCAGATATTTATTCCTCAGAATAAAGAATATAGCTgtttatttaaagaaaaaaaaagttgactTTTCATAAATATCCATCCTATCTCAATATAACCTCTAGCTTATACATAAGCCCCATGTTACTGAGACGTGGGTTTAAAACCAGAACAATGAACAGAGAACCATCAGAGAAATGCAAGCCAGCATACGGTGAGAGCCTGGCTTTTCTGTGGGTAGGTCCTCAGTGACTCTCACTTAACTATATACAGCAATTAAAAACATACcagaaaaataaaatacttttagatcagagatggagagaattaCATGACATATCAACGTTTGTCAACATCGCCACTACTCACACAGTTCTATATCTGACTACAGCTGATTCATATGTGATCCAGTCGAAACGGCGGACCGACTCCAAGCCTGAGAGAGTAACGTTAGGGtctgggttaggggtcagagttgTTCAAGTCAGGGGTCAGGGCAGAGGTCGTTGTCCAATGTTCTAATGATGATGATCTGCTCTATATTTTCGGCGGGGGAGActggggaagagaaggagagggaagatGTATGCAGCTGCTCCACTAGAACACAGAGAGGGTTAGGGCTCAAGTTAGGGGTCGCGGGCTCAAGGTTGTCTGGTTCCTCGGGGTCGGGGTTGTCGGGTTCGGGGTTGTCAGGTTCCTCGGGGTCCTCGGGATCTGGGTTGTCTGGTTCCTCGGGCACAGGGCTGGGCGCATCGCGGGAGATCATTCCCTGGTGATCAATAGGAATGTTGTGGAGGAGAGCACCTTCTGGAACATCCACTGGAgaacgaccacacacacacacacacacacacacacacacacacgttaaagaGATTGAACGAgatcttaagcacttacaaaCTTGAAACATATTGTACgcattggaattcgtaacatatcatgcgAATTGCagaacgtaacatatcatacaaaatggatgacgtACACAATAGTAAACAATTTTCAGGGGCctgttttggctcgtgagcactactttcaaaactactagctgaaattatacaaaaccttTATAacatagatacagtgcattcggaaagtattcaggacACCTCcaccttttctacattttgttatgttttttccccttatcagtctacacacaataccccataatgacgcattattgaaaatgtacatttttaaaaaaacggaaatatcacatttacataagtattcagatcctttactcagtacttttttgaattacattttgcagcgattacagctttgagtcttcttgggtatgatgctacaagcttagcacacctgtatttggggagtttctcccattcttcttctgatttagatgcactattgtaaagtggttgttccactggatatcataaggggaatgcaccaatttgtaagtcgctctggataagagcgtctgctaaatgacttaaatgtaaatgttctctgcagatcctctcaagcgctgtcaggttggatggggagcgttgctgcacaactattttcaggactctccagagatgatcaatcgggttcaagtctgggctctggctggtccactcaaggacactcaagagacttgtcccgaagccactcctgtgttgtcttggctgtgtgcttagggtcattttcctgttggaatgtgaaccttcgcccccagtctgaggtcctgaacgctctggagcaggttttcatcaaggatctcactctttccctcgatcctgactagtctcccattccctgccgctgaaaaacatccacacagcatgatgctgccgccaccgccatgcttcaccgtagggatggtgccatgttttctccagacgtgacgcttggcattcaggcgaaagagttcaatgttggtttcatcagaccagagcatcttgtttctcatggtctgagagtcctttaggtgccttttggcaaactccaagtgggctgtcatgtgccttttactgaagagtggcttccttctggccactctaccataaaaggcctgattggtggagttctgcagagatggttgtccttccattatagcctgtaacgtaacaaaatgtggaaaaggtctgaatactttctgaatgcactgtatatagtgccttgcaaaagtattcagaacccttggatttcttcacatttgattgattgattgaatgagtttattttatttttacagggacagtgcacattaatcaacgtttcagtaaaagtgccggttttagccacccggctaattttcaaccgcagtccctgggcaggttattaaaaacaattacaatatagacaatcattgaacaatgagcacacgcagagttacataggacaagcaagacatagcatacagacagagcaacataggacaagtaagatgtagcatacagacagagcaacagaacaaaaagcaacaagacaaaatccataaaagcaacaaagtgtttccacacctcacaagctacagacaacagacaacattgTGTTAAAACGTTGGATTAAaatagataagtattcagaccctttgtttaggcaaacctaaatgagttcaggagtaaaatttggcttaacaaatcacatattaagttacatggactcactgtgtgaaataataggggttgacaatttttttgccaaaatgcaatttggattttttttttgtgtgctaTATTGACAGTAAATATAGCAATTATAAGGGAAAGACATTCCCACCTTTTTCATTGTCAATAATTCAATTTTGCTCATATTCTTGATATCGAAATGTTAATAAGCTCACTGGTTTGAGACACAAAAATTAACCAAATCCACTAAATACTGTGATTGAAGAAAAATAGTTCAGGTTCATTATCATTTCTACCTGGTCTTAGTTGTTTAAATTCAGGCAATATATCAtatcacatacacatatatacatatacatattagtacaagtcaaacgtttggacacacctactcattccagggattttctttatgtttactatttactagaataatagtgaagacatcaaaactataaaataacacatatggaatcatgtagtaaccagaaaagggttaaataaatctaaatatatttcatatgagattcttcaaagtagccaccctttgccttgatgacagcgttgcacactcttggcattctctcaaccagcttcatgaggtagtcaactggaatgcatttaaactaacaggtgtgcctcgttaaaattaatttgtggaatttctttccctcttaacgcgtttgagccaatcagttgtgttgtgacaaggtaggggtggcatacagaagatagccctatttggtaaaagaccaagtctgtattatggcaagaacagctcaaataagcaaagagaaacgacgatccatcattactttaagacatggtcagtcaatccgggaaaTGTCAAGAaccttgaaagtttcttcaagtgcagtcacagaaaccatcaagcgctatgatgaaactgtctctcatgaggactgccacaggaagacccagagttacttctgctgcagaggataagttcattagagttaagtgcaccacagattgcagcccaaataaaagcttcacagagttcaagtaacagacatctcaagatcaactgttcagagactgcgtgaatcaggccttcatggtccaattTCTAAAATAGCACAAatatgaagagacttgcttgggccaagaaacacgagcaatggacattagaccggtggaaatctgtcctttggtctaatgagtccaaatttgagatttttgtttttttattttcattttacttacttacttaatttaactaggcaagtcagttaagaacaaattcttactttcaatgacggcctaggaacagtgggttaactgccttgttcaggggcagaacgacagatttttaccttgtcagctctgggattcaatcttgcaacctttcggttactagtccaacgctctaaccactaggttacgtGCCGCCCCACGATTCTGGTTCTAACCACAGTGTCTTTGTGATAcacagagtaggtaaacggatgatcaccgcatgtgtggtttccaccgtgaagcatggagaagggggtatgatggtgtgggatgctttgctggtgacactgtctgtgatttatttataaggcacacttaaccagcatggcttccacagcattctgcagtgatacgtcatcccatctggttagcgcttagtgggactatcatttgtttttcaacaggacaatgacccaacacacctccaggctgtgatgtcttcatggccgagcagccacacaagtTCACCATGCACagtgccaagcgttggctggagtggtgtaaagcacgctgccattggactctggagcagtggaaacgcgttctctggagtgatgaatcacgtttcaccatctggcagtctgacggaggaatctgggtttggcggatgccaggagaatgctacctgcccgaatgcatagtgccaactgtagtttggtggaggaggaataatggtctggggttgtttttccatggtttgggctaggacccttagttccattgaagggaaatcttaacactgcaGCACACAATTACattgtagacaattctgtgcttccaactatgtggcaacagtttggggaaggccctttcatgtttcagcatgacaatgcccccgggCACAAggcgaggtccataaagaaacgatttgtcgagatcggtgtggaagaacttgaccggcctgcagagccctgtcctcaaccgcatcaaacatctttgggataattttggaacgcagactgcgagccagacctaatcacccaacatcagcgcccgacctcactaatgattTTGtagctaaatggaagcaagtccccgcagcaatgttccaacatcgagtggaaagccttcccagaagagcggaggctgttatagcagtaaaggggggaccaactccatattaaatgcccatgattttggaatgagatgtttgacgagcaggtgtccacatacttttggtaatgttctgtgggtataatatatatattacgacccaccagttgagaatcgctgacctaaatgacagagtaaaaagaaaaatacaaatatacagtataaaaatattccaaaacatgcaccttgtatgcaacaaggcaccagtaatactgcaaaaaaagaCAGTAAAGGAACACACTTTTTGgtctaaatgcaaagccttatgtttggcgcaaatccaacaacacatcactgagtaactgcctccttattttcaagcgtggtggtggatgcatcatggtatgggtatgcttgacattggTAAATacaggggagtttttcaggataaaaagaaacgggatACAGATAAGCACAGGCCAAATTCCTagaggactgggagaggaagTCACCTTTTAGCAGGcgataacctacaacacaaggccaaatctacactggagttgcttaccaagaagacggtTAATGTTCCAAGTTACAGTTTAGAATTAAAActccttgaaaatctatggcaagtatTGAAAATCGCTGTacagccatgatccccaacatctttacagagcttgaagaattttgaaaagaataaatggccaaatattgcacaatccagttgtgtaaagctcttagagacttacccaagaagactcacagctgtaatcgctgccaaatgtgcttctaaCATGTACGTATTCAGCTCCTTCAGTCAAGACGCGAATACTATATTTTAGTAATGACATttttagataaaaaaaataaaacaaaagtatTGTGTAGATTTTGGACAATCTATTTCttttttaatcccactttgtaacacaataaaatgaagAATAATTTTGCAAGGCAGTGTAGATGGTAAAACAGATAgaagacacagacatacagaatCTCACCTAAGTGTTGTCTCTCTTGGTGTTTCTTCAGGCTGCTCATGCCAGCGTAGGTGTTTCCACACAGCTCACATGTCACACGCTGCTTAACAGCTGGatctccacctacacacacacaccacacatcccCTCATTCTCTACAACTAGGGCCAGGACTCTTTCCTGGTCAAGTCACACAGTCATGAAAAGCAAAGGGCCATATCTATAATCTCCATATATTTCCTCCTCACTCTGTCCAACCTGTTTCCTCCTCACTCTGTCCAACCTGTGTTTCCTCCTCACTCTGTCCAACCTGTGTTTCCTCCTCACTCTGTCCAACCTGTGTTTCCTCCTCACTCTGTCCAACCTGTTTCCTCCTCACTCTGTCCAACCTGTGTTTCCTCCTCACTCTGTCCAACCTGTGTTTCCTCCTCACTCTGTCCAACCTGTGTTTCCTCCTCACTCTGTCCAACCGGTTTCCTCCTCACTCTGTCCAACCTGTTTCCTCCTCACTCTGTCCAACCTGTTTCCTCCTCACTCTGTCCAACCTGTTTCCTCCTCACTCTGTCCAACCTGTTTCCTCCTCACTCTGTCCAACCTGTTTCCTCCTCACTCTGTCCAACCTGTGTTTCCTCCTCACTCTGTCCAACCTGTTTCCTCCTCACTCTGTCCAACCTGTTTCCTCCTCACTCTGTCCAACCTGTTTCCTCCTCACTCTGTCCAACCTGTGTTTCCTCCTCACTCTGTCCAATTGTGTTTCCTCCTCACTCTGTCCAATTGTGTTTCCTCCTCACTCTGTCCAACCTGTgtttcctcctcactctctccaacCTGTgtttcctcctcactctctccaacCTGTGTTTCCTCCTCACTCTGTCCAACCTGTTTCCTCCTCACTCTGTCCAACCTGTGTTTCCTCCTCACTCTGTCCAACCTgtttcctcctcactctctccaacCTGTGTTCCCTCCTCACTCTGTCCAACCTGTGTTTCCTCCTCACTCTGTCCAACCTGTGTTTCCTCCTCACTCTGTCCAACCTGTgtttcctcctcactctctccattCCAGGGCAGAAACCCTTCTAGAACACAGTAGATATACTAATAACTAACAGACAGTGATAGATTTGACAGCTGGACACTTCGCGCTTGTCACTTACTCACTCCGTTGCTGTTACTATTTATTTACCTAAGCTGCTCAACCATGTCACTCCTCACTTTAACGCATTCCATAGTCTATACTGTGATATATTGCAAACATGAATATTTTCTTATTTTACTACTTTTTATAACTTGTGTATttgttttataaatgtgtattGCACGGTTGAGGAGCACTTGCAactaagcatttcattgtaccaTTTACACCCTGTATCCAGTGCACGTGACCAAAACACTTTGATCTTTTCTCTTCGGATAGATTCATGAAGTCAATGTTGTCGGTTCCCACGTGTGTGCGTTACGTAGACTCACCGGTGTGGATGCGAGAGTGTTTGTTGAGTTCTCGTTTGGTAATGAAGGCCCTCTGACACACCTGACATTCGTGTGGCGCTTCACCTGGAAAACACACGGACAACCACACGTCAGAGTAGACAGGGGCCCacgctcgctcacacacacacttcactggTAAGGTTTCTCTTTGCTTCAGTGGGTTACCTGTATGTTTGCGTTTGTGTGTGATGAGAGAAGAAGAGACGGAGAAGGCCATCCCACAGGTGTCACAttggtaaggtttctctcctgtgtggatccTCATGTGATAGGTCAGAGTGCTGGCCTGGGCAAAACCCTTCCCACACCTTTCACACACATACGGCTTCTCTCCACTGTGCTTCctatatggacacacacacaaagatatatTAACTCACATTCTGCTTCTCTCCACTGTGCTtcctatatagacacacacagttagataagtctctcactgttgccgcttgttatagacccccctcagccccatctgtgccctggacaccatatgtgaattaattgccccccatttatcttcagagttagtactgttaggtgacctaaactgggatatgcttaacaccccggccgtcctacaatctaagctagatgccctcaatcgcaaacaaattatcaaggaacctaccaggtacaaccctaaatctgtaaacacgggtaCCCTCATAAATAtgatcctgaccaacctgccctctaaatacacctctgctgtcttcaaccaggatctcagcgatcactgcctcattgcctgcgtccgtaatgggtctgaagtcaaacgaccacccctcatcactgtcaaatgctccctaaaacacttcagcgagcaggcctttctaattgacctggcccaggtatcctggaaggatattgatctcattccattagtagaggatgcctggttattctttaaaagtgccttcctcaccatcttaaataagcatgccccattcaattaAAAAAATGTGGAACTAAGAAcatatatagcccttggttcacttcagacttgactgcccttgaccagcacaaaaacatcccgtGGCGTaccgcattagcatcgaatagcccccgcgatatgcaactttttagggaagttaggaaccaatatacacaggcagttaggaaagcaatggctagctttttcaaacagaaatttgcatcctgtagcacaaactcaaaaaagttctaggACACTaaggtccatggagaataagagcacttcctcccagctgcccgctgcaccgaggctaggaaacactgtcaccaccgataaatttacgataatcgagaatttcaagaagcatgtttctacggctggccatgctttccacctggctacccctacaactgccctgcaccccccacagctactcgcccaagccttccccatttctccttcacccaaatccagatagctgatgttctgaaagagctacaaaatctggaGCCCTACAAAACAGcttggctagacaatctggaccctctctttctaaaattatctgccgcaattgttgcaacccctactaCTAGCCTGTTCAGCCTGttctggaaagctgccgcagacctatgtctatcctaccctgcctttctaaagtcttcgaaagccaagttgacaaacagatcaccgaccatttcgaattccaccataccttctctgctatgcaatctggtttccgagctggtcatgggtgcacctcagccacgctcaaggtcctaaacgatatcataaccgccatcgataaaagacagtactgtgcagtcgtTACCATCGACTCGggcaatcaccgcattcttatcggcagactcgacagccttggtttctcaaatgactgcctcgcctggttcatcaactacttctcagatagagttcagtgtgtcaaatcagagggcctggacctctggcagtctctatgggggtgccacagggttcaattctcgggccgactcttttctctgtatatatcaatgatgtcgctcttgctgctggtgattctctgatctacttctacgcagacgacaccattctgttagAGGTCGACCGTTTAATTTGCatgaccgattaattagggccaatttcaagttttcataacaattggtaatcagcatttttggatgccgattatggccgattatattgcactccacgaggagactgcgtggcaggctgaccacctgttacgcgagtgcagcaaggtgccagggtaagttgctagctagcattaaacttatcttataaaaaacagtcaatcttaacataatcactagttaactaggggcggcaggtagcctagtggttcgagcgttggactagtaaccgaaaggttgcaagatcaaatccccgagctgacaaggtaaaaatctgtcggtctgcccctgaacaaggcagttaaccaactgttcctaggccgtcattgaaaataaaaatgtgttcttaactgacttgcctagttaaataaaggtaaaataaaaataaaataaaaactacacatggttgatgatagtttatctagcttgtcctgcgttaaatataatcaatgcggtgcctgttaatttatcattatcactctcttgcgttctgtgcaagcagagtcagggtatatgcagcagtttgggccgccgtaatgttgtaattgtcattattacaaataccgattaatcggtatcgcctttttttgggcctccaataatcggtatcggcgttgaaaaatcataaatcggttgACCTCCACATTCTGTAtagttctggcccttctttggacactgcgttaacaaacctccagatgagcttcaatgccatacaacactccttccatggcctccaactgctctaaaATGCAagaaaaactaaatgcatgctcttcaaccgatcgctgcccgcacccacccgcccgtctagcatcactactctggatggttctaacttagaatttgtggacaactacaaatacctaggtgtctggttagactataaactatccttccagactcacattaagcatctccaatccaaaattaaatctagaatcggcttcctatttcgcaacaaagcctccttcacttatgTTGCTAAACATAGCACGTTTTACGAGggtatcctaccgatccttgacttcggcaatgtcatttacaaaatagcctccaacactctactcagtaaattggatgtagtccccatatactacccaccactgcgacctgtatgctctcgttggctggccttcgcttcatattcgtcgccaaacctactggctccaggtcatctataagtctgtgCTCGGTAAAGCtccgtcttatctcagctcactggtcaccatagcaacacccaaccgtagcacacgctccagcaggtatatttcactgttcATCCCAAAAGCCaactcttcctttggccgcctttccttccagttctctgctgccaatgactgtaacaaattgcaaaaatcactgcagctggagacttacatctccctcattaactttaagcatcagctgtcagagcagcttaccgatcattgcacctgtacatagctcatctgtaaatagcccatccaactacctcatccccatattgttatttttttttgctcttttgcaccccgtatctctacttgcacatcatctgctgcacagtgttaatgctaaaattgtaattatttcaccactacggcctatttattgccttacctccctaatcttactacatttgcacacactgtatatagatttttctattgtgttattgactgtacgtttgtttatccaatgtgtaactctgtgtttgtgtcgcactgctttgctttatctgggccaggtcgcagttgtaaataagaacttgttctcaactggcctacctggttaaataaaggtgaagaaaaaaaaaagataaacacAAATAGGTCTTCTTTCCACACAGTCCTACCTGCTGTGTATCTTGTAGTTAGATGAGGTAGCGAACTGCAGCCCACATTGTTCACAGGTGTAAGGCTTCTCTTCTCCATGGTACATTCTACAGTGAGCCACCAACTGACACTTCTGGGTAAAACCCTTATCACACTGAGAACATGCAAACGGCTTCTCTCCTAGAAAGGCAGAGAGACAGTTAGGGTCCCACCTGTGTGtatgcttggtgtgtgtgtgtgtctcacctgtgtgtatgcttggtgtgtgtgtgtgtgtgtgtgtgtgtgtgtgtgtgtgtgtgtgtgtatctcacctgTGTGTATGCGGAGGTGAGTCTTGAGCTGGTTTCCCTGTGTGAAGGCTCTGGAACAGAAGAGACACTGGAAAGGTTTCACTCCTTTATGGATCCTCATGTGTCTCCTCAGACTACTGATCTCAGAGAACTCTTTGTTACACTCAGCACACACTGGCTTCTCTTTCACCTGTTGGTTCTTCAACACAGCCTTCCCCTTGTcatc encodes the following:
- the LOC115195456 gene encoding myoneurin, producing the protein MSQQAHSEHLLEQLRWQRESNVLCDITVVVGDTLFRAHRNVLAAFSGFFSALPDRGHQVTTLNPEFVSEQALDTLLKYIYTGELHTDSEGSEAVLRAAVFLGMREAECLLKDKTDSRQETRIESAPHTPSAPSHSSPLLPPSPETIKPLSCLSGVGLVEKDEEREGMRGEEEEREDPEYIPPSPSPPTSPRRGARKRKGRKPKATPRNQTSPGNQTLPSNQTSASHDDIPGDAKVTQPQRGRGRGRGRGRGRGRGRGRDLLLEASDPQIVEENQTDLSTSSLKLVKRKRMSSGERRGGKRGRGRGRGKRKENRSSDGEGDEGDDKGKAVLKNQQVKEKPVCAECNKEFSEISSLRRHMRIHKGVKPFQCLFCSRAFTQGNQLKTHLRIHTGEKPFACSQCDKGFTQKCQLVAHCRMYHGEEKPYTCEQCGLQFATSSNYKIHSRKHSGEKPYVCERCGKGFAQASTLTYHMRIHTGEKPYQCDTCGMAFSVSSSLITHKRKHTGEAPHECQVCQRAFITKRELNKHSRIHTGGDPAVKQRVTCELCGNTYAGMSSLKKHQERQHLVDVPEGALLHNIPIDHQGMISRDAPSPVPEEPDNPDPEDPEEPDNPEPDNPDPEEPDNLEPATPNLSPNPLCVLVEQLHTSSLSFSSPVSPAENIEQIIIIRTLDNDLCPDP